One genomic window of Ottowia oryzae includes the following:
- a CDS encoding protein-L-isoaspartate(D-aspartate) O-methyltransferase codes for MATPPQRPGFPARIDLGRGGTTPPARAAAPRPAPVRAAVTGDGLPVVPAAASTVRDSIPARARMVQQLMAEGISDPLVLRAMGTVDRHHFVDGALVPQAYEDTALPIGLGQTISKPSVVARMLELLMQGGLRGDNGKLGRVLDIGTGCGYQAVVMGQICEEVYSIERLRDLHEKARANLRPMRIANVHLILGDGMAGFAKGAPYAGIVAAAGGEAVPDAWIDQLAYGGRIVAPVAAAPGQQALIVIDKSRQGIRQTVLEAVNFVPLKSGVA; via the coding sequence ATGGCCACGCCGCCGCAACGACCGGGCTTTCCGGCCCGCATCGACCTGGGCCGTGGCGGGACCACGCCGCCCGCACGCGCCGCTGCACCTCGGCCCGCGCCGGTGCGCGCTGCGGTGACTGGCGACGGCCTGCCCGTGGTGCCAGCGGCCGCATCCACGGTGCGCGACAGCATTCCGGCCCGCGCGCGCATGGTGCAGCAGCTGATGGCCGAGGGCATCAGCGACCCGCTGGTGCTGCGCGCCATGGGCACGGTGGATCGGCACCACTTTGTTGACGGCGCACTGGTGCCGCAGGCCTACGAAGACACGGCGCTGCCCATTGGCCTGGGCCAGACGATTTCAAAACCCAGCGTGGTGGCGCGCATGCTGGAGCTGCTGATGCAGGGCGGCCTGCGAGGCGACAACGGCAAGCTGGGCCGCGTGCTGGACATCGGCACCGGCTGCGGCTACCAGGCGGTGGTGATGGGGCAGATCTGCGAAGAGGTGTACAGCATTGAACGCCTGCGCGACCTGCACGAGAAAGCCCGTGCCAACCTGCGCCCGATGCGCATCGCTAACGTGCACCTGATTCTGGGCGACGGGATGGCCGGTTTTGCCAAGGGCGCACCCTATGCGGGCATCGTCGCGGCGGCCGGCGGCGAAGCCGTGCCTGACGCCTGGATCGACCAGCTGGCCTACGGCGGGCGCATCGTCGCGCCGGTGGCCGCGGCGCCCGGGCAGCAGGCGCTGATCGTCATTGACAAATCCCGCCAGGGGATTCGGCAGACGGTTTTGGAGGCGGTCAATTTCGTGCCCTTAAAATCAGGAGTTGCCTGA
- the surE gene encoding 5'/3'-nucleotidase SurE produces MKILLSNDDGYQAPGIVALYEALAAIADVEVVAPEHNNSAKSNALTLHSPLYVHTAPNGFRYVNGTPADCVHIALTGLLDYRPDLVVSGINNGANMGDDTIYSGTVGAAMEGYLFGIPAIAFSQVEKGWGELGAAASTAADLVQRVAAQHSGGKPWLLNVNIPNLPLDLLKPPKVCRLGRRHAAERVITMDSPRGDTMYWIGGAGAAADAAEGTDFYATAAGHVALTPLKVDLTDHDALAYWSQGMKQMLQGDLG; encoded by the coding sequence ATGAAGATTCTGCTCAGCAACGACGATGGTTACCAGGCCCCAGGCATCGTGGCCCTGTACGAAGCACTTGCCGCCATCGCTGATGTGGAGGTGGTTGCGCCTGAGCACAACAACAGCGCCAAGTCCAACGCGCTGACGCTGCATTCGCCCCTCTACGTGCACACCGCGCCCAACGGCTTTCGCTACGTCAACGGCACGCCTGCCGACTGCGTGCACATCGCCCTGACCGGGCTGCTGGACTACCGGCCCGACCTGGTCGTCTCGGGCATCAACAACGGCGCCAACATGGGCGACGACACCATTTATTCCGGCACCGTGGGCGCGGCCATGGAAGGCTATCTGTTTGGCATTCCGGCCATCGCCTTTTCGCAGGTGGAAAAGGGCTGGGGCGAGTTGGGCGCCGCTGCTTCCACCGCCGCCGACCTGGTGCAGCGCGTGGCCGCGCAGCACTCGGGCGGCAAGCCGTGGCTGCTGAACGTGAACATTCCCAATTTGCCGCTGGACCTGCTCAAGCCGCCCAAGGTGTGCCGCCTGGGGCGCCGCCATGCGGCCGAGCGCGTCATCACCATGGACAGCCCGCGCGGCGACACGATGTACTGGATCGGCGGCGCAGGGGCTGCCGCCGACGCGGCCGAGGGTACCGATTTTTACGCCACCGCCGCCGGCCATGTCGCGCTGACGCCGCTGAAGGTGGACCTGACCGACCACGACGCGCTGGCCTATTGGTCGCAAGGGATGAAGCAGATGCTGCAAGGGGATTTGGGCTGA
- a CDS encoding NADPH:quinone oxidoreductase family protein: MHAWLCENPIGVDALTWKELPTPQPAKGQVLIRIQAASLNFPDLLIVQNKYQMKPELPFVPGSEYAGIVEAVGEGVTHLKVGDAVACLSGTGGFATHTLAPAKLCMPLPKGFSPVDAAAFIMIYATSHHALMDRGQLQPGETVLVLGAAGGVGMSAIQIAKLAGAKVIAAASSDEKLAFCKQLGADETINYSTEDLRERLKELTGSHGPDVIYDPVGGPFTEPAFRSIAWRGRHLVVGFAAGDIPAIKINLALVKGASIVGVFWGDFARREPEANAKMMQELATWYLKGKIKPVIDREMPMSELKAAYARMGSREVKGKLVLVNE; the protein is encoded by the coding sequence ATGCACGCCTGGCTTTGCGAAAACCCCATCGGCGTCGACGCCCTGACCTGGAAAGAGCTGCCCACGCCGCAGCCGGCCAAGGGCCAGGTGCTGATCCGCATCCAGGCGGCCAGCCTGAACTTTCCCGATCTGCTGATCGTGCAGAACAAGTACCAGATGAAGCCGGAGCTGCCCTTCGTGCCGGGCTCTGAGTACGCGGGCATCGTCGAGGCGGTGGGCGAAGGCGTTACGCACCTGAAGGTGGGCGACGCGGTGGCCTGCCTGTCGGGCACGGGCGGCTTTGCCACGCACACGCTGGCGCCCGCCAAGCTGTGCATGCCGTTGCCCAAGGGCTTTTCGCCGGTGGACGCGGCGGCCTTCATCATGATCTACGCCACCAGCCACCACGCGCTGATGGACCGTGGCCAGCTTCAGCCCGGCGAAACGGTGCTGGTGCTGGGCGCCGCAGGTGGCGTGGGCATGTCGGCCATCCAGATCGCCAAGCTGGCGGGCGCCAAGGTGATTGCCGCCGCATCCAGCGACGAAAAGCTGGCGTTCTGCAAGCAGCTGGGTGCCGACGAAACCATTAACTACAGCACCGAAGACCTGCGCGAGCGGCTGAAGGAGCTGACCGGCAGCCACGGCCCTGACGTCATCTACGACCCCGTGGGCGGCCCGTTCACCGAGCCGGCCTTCCGCTCGATCGCCTGGCGCGGGCGCCACCTGGTGGTGGGATTTGCCGCGGGCGACATCCCGGCCATCAAGATCAACCTGGCGCTGGTCAAGGGCGCCAGCATCGTCGGCGTGTTCTGGGGCGATTTCGCCCGGCGCGAGCCCGAGGCCAACGCCAAAATGATGCAGGAGCTGGCCACCTGGTACCTGAAGGGCAAGATCAAACCCGTGATCGACCGCGAAATGCCCATGAGTGAGCTGAAAGCCGCGTACGCCCGCATGGGTTCGCGCGAAGTGAAGGGCAAGCTGGTGCTGGTCAACGAGTGA